The genomic stretch AAGCTGCTATTATTGATAATGATGGATATGACTGGCAAACGTTGTGAAGCAATGGTGTAAAGTTCATTGCCAGTCATTTTCATTCCGCCATCGCCAACAATATGAATAACCCGTTTATCACTAACCGCCATTTGCGCTCCCAGGGCAGCTGGCAAACCAAAGCCCATTGCCCCCAAGCCACCTGAGGTAAGCCAGGTACGCGGCTTTTCAATTTTTAAATGTTGTGCCGCCCACATTTGATGCTGGCCAACATCGGTTGTAAACAACACGGATTTTTCCGCAGTACTTTCGGCAATATGTTTCATCACCCAGGGAACATTTAAAGAGCTGGCATCATAGTCAAAAATATACTGCTGCTGCCAATTAGCAATTGTGTTCCACCACTCTTCAATATTCGTTGATTGAGTATAGTCTTTTAAGAGTGACAGGATGGTCTTCATATCACCCGCCAGACCAAGATGAGTCAACACGTTCTTATCAATTTCAGCCGGGTCAATATCAATATGAATAACGACTTTATCAGAAGAATACTGCGTTCTATTGCCTGTAAGACGGTCACTAAAGCGGCTGCCGGCAGCAATAATCACATCAGCATCATGGACAACATTATTAGCAGCTTGCCAGCCATGCAGTCCGGTCAAGCCCAGGGCTTGAGGATGAGAAGCAGGAAAGGCCCCTAGCCCCATTAAGGTACTAACTACCGGCAGCTGACATTTTTCGGCGAAAGCAATGAGTTCGGCATCAGCTCCAGCTGCAATAACCCCGCCACCAGCAACAATAACAGGGCGTTTGGCTTTGCTGATAACGTCAGCAGCCTCCTGAATTAAGCTTTCTACTCTGCGCGTCAGCTTCCATTCAGGCACTGGCACTAAAGGGATGGTATCAAAATTAAATTCCGCACTTAATACATCACGTGGAATATCCACTAAAACCGGCCCCGGGCGACCGCTGCTGGCAATTTTAAAGGCTTGGCGAAGCTGCTGCGGCAGTTTTCGAATATCTTTGATTTGAAAGTTATGTTTTGTGATCGGCATGGTAATGCCGGTAATATCAACTTCCTGAAAAGCATCTCGTCCTAACAAGTTAGTAGGTACTTGCCCAGTTATCGCAACTACTGGAATGGAATCCATAAAAGCTGTCGCCAGCCCAGTTACAAGATTGGTCGCACCTGGTCCTGAGGTGGCTATGCATACTCCAACCCGTCCACTAGCCCGAGCATAGCCATCAGCAGCATGTGCCGCACCTTGCTCATGCACAGTAAGCACATGCTGCAAGCCAGTTGCATCAAATAAGGCATCATAGAGAGGCAGTATCATGCCGCCCGGATAGCCAAACACAGTATCAACACCTTGCTCCAGTAAACACTCAATGACTGCTCTAGCTCCCGATATTTTCATGACTTACCTCCTTTTTGTAATAAACACGATTAAATATGCCGTACAATCAGCTGAGCCATTTCATCAGTCGATGTTTTAGTCAGTCCTTGACGATATAAGTCGGCAGTTCGATAGCCTTGTGCCAGTACTTGATCCACAGCTTGTTCAATACTGACTGCAGCCGCTTCTGCGCCCAGTGAATGACGAAGCAGCATAGCTGCCGAAAGAATGGTGCCGATTGGGTTTGCAATTCCCTTGCCGGCAATATCTGGAGCCGATCCGTGAATCGGTTCATACAGACCAGTGCCTTCACCCAAGCTGGCCGAAGGCATCATGCCAATTGAACCGCCTAAAACAGCAGCTTCATCACTAAGTATATCGCCAAAAAGATTGCTTGTCACAATGACATCAAAATTTTTCGGTGCTAACGCCAGCTGCATGGCACAATTGTCAACATACATATGGCTTAACTCAACTTCAGCATAGTCTTGTGCAACCGCATTAGCCGTACGCCGCCACAGCCTGGAAGAAGCCAATACATTAGCTTTGTCGACTGAGACAACCTTTCCGCGACGCAGCTTTGCAGCCTGGCAAGCCAAAGCAACAATTCTTGTAACTTCGGGTACGCTGTAAACTTCAACATCCCAAGCCTTTTCAATACCATCAACAACCGTTGCTTCACACTTTTCACCAAAATAGATGCCCCCGGTAAGTTCCCTAACAATCAGTACATCGGTTTCACTGACGATTTCCGGTTTCAGCGGTGAATATTCAGAGAGCGATGCCGGTACCCGAACTGGACGTAAATTCGCGTATAAACCGAGAGCCTTACGGAGACCTAGAATTGCCTTCTCCGGTCTGATATCAGGCGCAACTTGATCCCATTTAGGACCGCCAACAGCACCAAGCAGTACAGCATCTGCCTGTCGAGCTGCCTGTATCGTACTGTCAGGTAAAGGTATTCCGTATAGATCAATTGCCGCGCCACCAGCCTGATGGGTCTCAAAGGTAAGTTCAAGCGCATGTTTTTGTGCTGTCTTTCGCAATACAGCCACAGCAGCAGCAGTAATCTCGGCTCCAATTCCATCACCAGGAATAACGACGATTTTTTTGCTCATACCTGTCCCTCCTTTACATAGTTCACCAGTCCGCCAGCTTTGGCGATATCCTGAATGAACCCGGGCAGAGGCTGAGCTTTAAAGGTTTCACCGGTTACCAAATTTTCTACCGTACCTGAGCTTAAATCAATGCGAATTTTATCGCCAGCTTTTATATTTTTGACCGCGGCGCCAATTTCTAATAATGGCAGTCCAATATTAATGGCGTTGCGATAAAAAATACGGGCAAAGCTATCCGCTACAACAACTGTAATACCACTTGCTTTAATAGCAACAGGGGCATGCTCACGCGAGGAGCCACAGCCAAAATTGCGGTCAGCGACAATAATATCACCAACTTGAACGTTTCCTGCGAAAGTTGGGTCAATGTCTTCCATGCAGTGAACAGCCAATTCTTTTGGCTCTGAAGTATTTAGATGACGAGCTGGAATAATAACATCGGTATCAACATTATCGCCATAACGCCACACTTTACCTTCTAAAATCATGCTAAAACCTCCTCTGGTGCAGCAATCCTTCCAAGTACCGCACTAGCTGCCGCGACATAAGGCCCAGCTAAATAGACCTCACTGTCAACATGGCCCATTCGACCGCGGAAATTACGATTGGTAGTTGCCACAGCTCGTTCACCAGCCGCTAAAATACCCATATGGCCGCCTAAGCAAGGACCACAAGTTGGTGTGCTGACAACGGCACCTGCCTTAATAAATGTTTCAATGAATCCACGGTGCATAGCTTCAAGATATACACTTTGACTGCCTGGAATAATGATTGCGCGAACCGAAGGATGAACAGTACGGCCAGCCATAATTTTAGCGGCTTGCTCCAAGTCTTCAATTCGCCCATTGGTACAGGAGCCGATGATAACTTGGTCAATGGTGGTTTCAGCCACATCAGCAATCTTGCGAACATTCTCCGGCAAATGAGGTAATGCCACTACGGGCGTTAATTGATTGAGATCAATCGTCACAACCTGAGCATAATTGGCATCGGCATCAGCATGAACTTCTTCATAAGCTTTGGTTACACGATCTTCGATGTAAGCACGTGTCACTGCATCAACAGGAAAGATGCCATTTTTTGCCCCAGCTTCAATGGCCATGTTCGCAATAGTCAGCCGGTCAGTCATAGTCAGCGAAGCCAGGCCCTCTCCGGTAAACTCCAGGGATTGATAGCGTGCACCATCCACCCCAATCATGCCTATTAAGGTTAAAATAATATCTTTGCCGGTTACCCATTTAGGTAAGCTGCCGGTTAATTCGACTTTAATGGCTGATGGCACTTTAAACCAGGTATCACCAGTAGCCATGGCGGCTCCCATGTCTGTTGAGCCAACACCAGTAGCAAAAGCGCCCACCGCCCCATAAGTACAGGTATGTGAATCGGCTCCGATGATCACTTCACCAGGAGCAACCAAGCCCACTTCGGGCAGCAATACATGTTCAATGCCCATCCGGCCAACTTCAAAATAGTGAACAATTTCATGCTGTTTGGCGAACTGACGAACAGTTTTTGCCATTTCCGCGGATTTAATATCTTTATTAGGTGTAAAGTGATCAGGCACTAGCACGATCTTCTCACGGTCAAATACCGGCCGGCCAATTTTATCAAATTCTTTGATCGCAGGCGGTGAAGTAATATCATTACCCAATACCAGATCTAACTTACATTTTATTAGTTGTCCTGGCTCTACAACAGCTAAGCCGGCATGCCGGGCCAAAATTTTTTCAGTCATCGTCATTCCCATGATTAAATAACCCCCTCACCCTGTCCTGATTCCGGAATATCACAAACTGCTAACATTTTATTAATGGCATTGATATACGCTTTAGCACTGGCTTCAATGACATCAGTGCTTAGCCCACGGCCGCTGAAAACACGGCCATCACGCTCAACCCAAACCGTTGCTTCACCGAGCGCATCTTCACCAGCCGTTACTGCCTTAAGTTGATAATCTTGAAGGCCTACCTCAAAGCCAACCGCCTTTTCGACAGCCTTGAAAATAGCATCCACCGGCCCATCTCCACAGCTAGCCTGTTCAATGACTTTATCGCCGCTGCTAAGCTGTACCGAAGCCGTTGCGACCGTCTTATTGCTGCTCACCACAGTATGGTAAATCAAGCGGTACCATTCGGCAATATGAGTCTTTTTCACGCTGATTAACGCCTCTATATCACGGTCAAAAACCATTTTTTTGCGATCAGCCAGATCTTTAAACTGGACAAACAAATTATTAATGGCTTGGCTGTCCAGATCATACCCGAGGTGTTTCAGCCGTTCTTCAAAGGCATGCCGCCCAGAGTGTTTTCCGAGTACAATAGCGTTACGGCTTATCCCGATGGACTCTGGCTGCATGATTTCATAAGTCAATGAATTATTCAGAACACCATGCTGATGGATTCCTGATTCATGAGCAAAGGCATTATCACCAACCACTGCTTTATTTGGGGGAATAACAATCCCAGTCAAAGTACTAACAAGTCTTGAGGCCCGATAAATTTGTTTAGTATCAATGTTGGTGGCTGCGCGATAATATTCCTTGCGGGTATTTAGCGCCATGACCAGTTCTTCCAGAGCTGCATTGCCGGCCC from Sporomusaceae bacterium FL31 encodes the following:
- the ilvB_2 gene encoding acetolactate synthase large subunit, which encodes MKISGARAVIECLLEQGVDTVFGYPGGMILPLYDALFDATGLQHVLTVHEQGAAHAADGYARASGRVGVCIATSGPGATNLVTGLATAFMDSIPVVAITGQVPTNLLGRDAFQEVDITGITMPITKHNFQIKDIRKLPQQLRQAFKIASSGRPGPVLVDIPRDVLSAEFNFDTIPLVPVPEWKLTRRVESLIQEAADVISKAKRPVIVAGGGVIAAGADAELIAFAEKCQLPVVSTLMGLGAFPASHPQALGLTGLHGWQAANNVVHDADVIIAAGSRFSDRLTGNRTQYSSDKVVIHIDIDPAEIDKNVLTHLGLAGDMKTILSLLKDYTQSTNIEEWWNTIANWQQQYIFDYDASSLNVPWVMKHIAESTAEKSVLFTTDVGQHQMWAAQHLKIEKPRTWLTSGGLGAMGFGLPAALGAQMAVSDKRVIHIVGDGGMKMTGNELYTIASQRLPVISIIINNSSLGMIRQLQHAFYDKRYTACCLPPDVDFTLYAKAFGVNSIAVNSPDAFTKAFDAALASDCPEVIVVNVTKDFVTPMITPGAALNEFVEL
- the leuB gene encoding 3-isopropylmalate dehydrogenase, with product MSKKIVVIPGDGIGAEITAAAVAVLRKTAQKHALELTFETHQAGGAAIDLYGIPLPDSTIQAARQADAVLLGAVGGPKWDQVAPDIRPEKAILGLRKALGLYANLRPVRVPASLSEYSPLKPEIVSETDVLIVRELTGGIYFGEKCEATVVDGIEKAWDVEVYSVPEVTRIVALACQAAKLRRGKVVSVDKANVLASSRLWRRTANAVAQDYAEVELSHMYVDNCAMQLALAPKNFDVIVTSNLFGDILSDEAAVLGGSIGMMPSASLGEGTGLYEPIHGSAPDIAGKGIANPIGTILSAAMLLRHSLGAEAAAVSIEQAVDQVLAQGYRTADLYRQGLTKTSTDEMAQLIVRHI
- the leuD gene encoding 3-isopropylmalate dehydratase small subunit — encoded protein: MILEGKVWRYGDNVDTDVIIPARHLNTSEPKELAVHCMEDIDPTFAGNVQVGDIIVADRNFGCGSSREHAPVAIKASGITVVVADSFARIFYRNAINIGLPLLEIGAAVKNIKAGDKIRIDLSSGTVENLVTGETFKAQPLPGFIQDIAKAGGLVNYVKEGQV
- the leuC gene encoding 3-isopropylmalate dehydratase large subunit, with the translated sequence MGMTMTEKILARHAGLAVVEPGQLIKCKLDLVLGNDITSPPAIKEFDKIGRPVFDREKIVLVPDHFTPNKDIKSAEMAKTVRQFAKQHEIVHYFEVGRMGIEHVLLPEVGLVAPGEVIIGADSHTCTYGAVGAFATGVGSTDMGAAMATGDTWFKVPSAIKVELTGSLPKWVTGKDIILTLIGMIGVDGARYQSLEFTGEGLASLTMTDRLTIANMAIEAGAKNGIFPVDAVTRAYIEDRVTKAYEEVHADADANYAQVVTIDLNQLTPVVALPHLPENVRKIADVAETTIDQVIIGSCTNGRIEDLEQAAKIMAGRTVHPSVRAIIIPGSQSVYLEAMHRGFIETFIKAGAVVSTPTCGPCLGGHMGILAAGERAVATTNRNFRGRMGHVDSEVYLAGPYVAAASAVLGRIAAPEEVLA
- the leuA_2 gene encoding 2-isopropylmalate synthase: MVAANIKGPTIAALARANKKDIDSARQALEKAERARIHTFIATSDIHLEHKLKMSRVQVLAQAQESVRYAKQFINDIEFSAEDASRSDWDFLCQIYSAVIAAGATTINVPDTVGYTTPAEFGALIKYLRENVTNIDKAIISVHCHDDLGMAVANSLAAVANGAMQVECTINGLGERAGNAALEELVMALNTRKEYYRAATNIDTKQIYRASRLVSTLTGIVIPPNKAVVGDNAFAHESGIHQHGVLNNSLTYEIMQPESIGISRNAIVLGKHSGRHAFEERLKHLGYDLDSQAINNLFVQFKDLADRKKMVFDRDIEALISVKKTHIAEWYRLIYHTVVSSNKTVATASVQLSSGDKVIEQASCGDGPVDAIFKAVEKAVGFEVGLQDYQLKAVTAGEDALGEATVWVERDGRVFSGRGLSTDVIEASAKAYINAINKMLAVCDIPESGQGEGVI